Genomic segment of Tiliqua scincoides isolate rTilSci1 chromosome 1, rTilSci1.hap2, whole genome shotgun sequence:
GAAAActcattttaaaaatcacaaaataaataagcaaataaaagcAAATATATGACATTACAATGTATTTCATTCATCTTGACAACTGTGGCTTAGTCTGCAGTATTTGAACAAATATTCTGCAACATACTTGGTTACAGTCATACTATAAGACTTCAACtacatgactttacactactGAAGAGAAACGGGGAGAAATCATCCTGTATGGAGATTATCAGGCATTTTCATTAGCAATCACCAGAATTGCAGACTTTCATTATTATTCTTTTTAACTGCTCCTTTTCTCAAAAACCTTGGCAACCTGCTGAATCTGGGAACCTGTAATTATTTTACACTAATTGTAGAAAAGATGATCCAACGTAAATGAAAACAAGTCCTTCGAAACTATTCCTCAAAACTGTAGCACATGATGCTACATTTTTCTCCAGTCAAAAAATCCTTGATGTATTGGTTCACCCTGGATCATTAAGACCAAGAGAAGTTAAGTGGCTACTTCAGCTTAAGTCTGAAAGCCAATTCCTTCATTAATATTCTTATACCTGTATTCATAGTAAATGGGACAGCAACTTAGTGTTAAAAGGGACATTTAAACCCAACATACACCCAAAATATAATCGGTCACAGTGAGATTAAAAAACACTTAAGCAGCACATTTGCATTTAAGCCTGATGTCAATGAGATCAAGTTAGCTGAATTGCAAATCTACAACTGAGTTTAAATGGGTCTGAACAACTGTAGCCAAGATGCCCTAAATACGCTTTTAATAAAGCAATAttccataaaaataaaatagtatatCTATTAGTGCTGTCTCTCAACATGCATACAAATAGATTCATAAAAACAATCAACAAAGGTTTAGAGAAACTTTATAATTTGCTATCAGCTGAAAAGTTATTTAAAAGCAGGTTATCTCAAGATTTTACATGTTTTCAGAGGGCAGGATCTAAAGAACCATAAGCACAGCTTCTGCTCACTTTTGATATCCCATACACAATTCCAGGATTCTGCGTCCCCGTCCCACCACAGCCCTTCCTACTATGAATaacttcctccagaaatctgaccCTCTCAAGCAGGCCCCTAATGAAGCATAAGGAGCTGCCAGAATGGTGCTTCATTGCACACACCAGACTCTTCAGATGCTGTCCAGAGTTCCTTCCACTAAATCCTGTTTGCTCTCCTATAATGGATATTTTTCAGAGAAGTAGTCACCTCTAGTATTCTCTGTAGACTTTGTACCTGGCCACATCTTGATGTAACTGCACATTCAAATTGTTTTTAGCCCTTCTTTCTTCAGTTACTGAATGTGCGTACACATCTCACTTCTCTCAGTTACAGACCTTAGGAGAAACTAACTTTGCAGTAGGACTGGCATATATATACTATGTTTGGAGTAGACTGCTCATCTTGCTTACTTcactgggccacaatccagtATTAACTTAAGGAACAGGGAAGTACGGATATACTGTGGTAGCTATACTTTGTTAAAATTAACACACATGACTGATATCTGCCAGTCATCCAGGTGTGAATACAAGAgacaaagtaaaaataagaaaatggaaaaaataaaaaaggtcacTCAAGTTTTCATGTGTGAGTGCATTACTAACAGACCAATTTTTGCTTGACATCTTGGTTGCAGTTACTTGGGCCATTTATGGTGAGCAACAGGATATTATATCATCTTATTGGAAAGACAACTTATTTGTGACGTAGACATGAGCTATGCATTTTGTGACCTATGAATTGGTGCAGATTTGTGAGTCTATCCATGAGAAGTCACTTTGTTACTGCGGTAGCTGTTTATAAATTTCATGTGTACATTCTGAGATGGCCCTCAAGTTGAAGTGATGGAAGAAAGAGTGAAATATCAGACATCAGAGTTTTGTTTTAAGTAAAAGCAAGGATTTTTCTGGGGGGATTGCAAGAATTATCTTTTCTTCAACCAAGTGCTTTGGGTTATGCAGGTACCATTTAGTATAGCTAAATTCTTTGAAAGATAGGAGCATTATGTGTAAAATCTTTCTCCCTACTAAGATGTTTAATgtaaggggaagggaagagagagaccTACATGCCTGCCACTCAGCTTTAGGTAAAATGCTACCTTTAAATTACCTCAAATTATCCCATTAGTGAATGTACAGTAGAATGAAAATAaagtttcagtttttaaaatggttAAATTATCCCAACATTTACGTTAAGTCAAACCACACCATTTCAAACTGTATATAGAAATAATTCTTGCACCACACTGTATAACTCAAGACAAAAATACTATTAAAATATCTACATGGAAGAGGGATAAAGTTTACAGTTTACATATGAAATGCAATAAAAGCTTGACCATTTTGGGGTCATTGTTGTTAGTCATCAGCTTTTAGTTGGCAAAACTCAGTGAAAAACTATTTGTTAAGGTAAGATATGCAGTGACAAAGTTTACTTCCTCCATTTTTGATGGTAATTTACAGTACGTAGCAAAGTAAATTGGCAAGCATTCCAAAAAAGGAAAATCCAATTTGTGTGGGTTAAggcatttcattcattttcatataTATTTTAAGAAAACCTTCTGTTGTTATTTAAGGTGATaatgatgcagccacatcaaGCCTAAAACAGGTCTAAAAtagttctgttttatttatttattgagaaagaaaaaaaggaaaataatctAAGTGCTCTAATATCAATTATTGCGGATTTGTAGGATGAAGTACAATTAAACTTTTAATTCTTAAAAGTTCACCATTCATAAGCATTATGAAACTGGGAATGTAATCTACAAAGCATTTTAGCTAAACTCTTGATACctgacatttggaaaaaaaatcataaaaagtTCTGTTTTGCTTCAGAGGTACAAAGGAAATGTGCAGTACTTCAGGTGGGAAGTAAATGTATTGATaggcatttttcttttaaagtagtTTGAATTAACTGGACATTTAAATAGGAAAATGTGTCTAGCAAACATCATTACCTTTCTCAAAACATagagaaaggaaataaaaaaaaccaagGGAATATTACATGTAGTCATTCTTAAAAGATTTAATAGAATGGAACTTAATGTTAGACTGCACTATAGTTGTCTAGCCATATTCTCCTGACATATAAACTTTTAAGCTTATGTCCATATAGTCTATTAATATTCCCTGCTGAAGTGCAATGGCTAGACTACTTAGGAAATTTCAGTGTGAATAATCTCATAATTCTCATTATCTCAAAAATATTCAATGATACCAAACTGGGAATTATTATAGGAGATAaatcttttctggttttttggtttgttttatgtTGTTTTAACTCTCAGTGTTGCAATTTCCTGATCTCTTACAAGCAAATAACCATTTGCCTTTTCAGCGGACATCCACTTATAAGGCAATTCAAAAAGAATAATGACTAACCAAAAAATGCAGTTACCAATACCTGCTGTACCAGCTCACGTTTTTGTTATAACACAAGGCCTTAAATCTGTATAGGACTAGAACTCCCATCTTATACAGAGTATGTTCATTCTTGAAAGACCTGTGCTAAAGTGCCATTGTTATTTCTACAGATTTTCTTAGCCAAACGTCTGGCCTGTTGTGGCATCAGGTGAAGAGTTCATCCCAGCTCGAGCATCATTTACATTCACCATGGGGAATTCGGGGAATTCAGCACTTGTCCCTGGCCCCCGAAGGTTTACTTGTCCATTAGCAGTGTTAAACTGAGATGATATTCCAGCTCTTGTTCCATGGTACTGAGCTCTGAAAGGCTGCTCAAAGGAACTTATCTGATACGCTTGGTGGACAGGCTGTGCCTCTGCTTTCTTCTGAGAAGTCACTTGATCCAAGAAGTCCTGGGTAGAAGATGAGGAAGAATGATTTGGCTCATCACCTGAAAAGGAGAAAGAGTGCTGGGAATCACCAACCATAAGTCCAAAATGAGACTTGTCTGGAGTTGTTCTTAATGGAGAGTTCATTCCTGATCGAAAACTGTTGACAGGTATTGATGCATAGACCTGCTTGTCTATGGAAGAAAATGCTGGTTGCCCGGTAAGAGTCTGGCTGTCACTCACAAAATTAAGGCTTGGGTTGTTCAAATAGGCATCATTTTGGCTAGTTCTGTCCAACGCTTGCTGAAGAAACTTGGAATATTCCTGTAACATACTGGCTTTATCGGATGAGGAACCTTGAGAACTTGATGCAACATTTTCAGTTTGTGTGACCTCTGACACATCAGAAGAATTGATTGATATACTGGAAGTCACTTCAGTATCACCCACATTGAAAGCTATTTCATGTTGGCCATTAGCTTTATGGGAATAATGGTCTAAGAGTGTTTGAAGTACCTCATCTGGAATGACATTTTTGTCATGGCTACCTTTAATCTCCACATTTAGCCCTGTTGTATCCAATATGGATGCTGTGCTCCCTTCATCTATCACACTTGCAACAGCAGCCTGCGTGACTGAAGGCTGAGAGGCTATGGTGCCAACATTCAAGGCATACTCTCGGCTGTTACTATTAGCTGCTTGGAGATACcgccttttctttaaaaattgcaTTGCATCATCATAGTTTGTGCTGCTGTGTACAGGTTTACTGGGACCTTCCTGTAAAGTATCAACTTGTTCAATGTCAGCATTGCTTTCAGAGTCCAACAGGCCTTGCTTATCCACAAGATCAAAGGCATACTTTGAAACTTTGCTATCTTCATAAGAGGCCAAGGATGAAATGGTCTGACTTTGCTCCAATGGCTGTTTTAAACTTCTCTTGCTGTTAACCTTTTTGAGCACCAGCTTAGGCGGGTGTATTTCTCCAGAATTTTCTTCTTGTAAGTGCCCTCCACCAACCGAAGAATGTGGCAGTTCAACTGCATATTCAGCTACCATATATTCATCCTTTATCTTAGCACTACCAGCATACAAAGgcaaaaaatcatttttatctTTCTTATGCTCAGATTTATCTGTCCCACTTTCTTTGTCCAGCCCAGAAGTCTTCGATTTCTCTGTTTTTTGCCTTTTCTTCTTTGGCAAAGAGTTATCTTTCAAAGGCAAAGCGAAGCCTTGATCTTCATCAGGAGTCAAAAGGCCAACTTTGGTGGCACTTCTGTTGGGTTTCTTGTCACGATTCTCATGGCACATTCGTTTGTGTTTCAGTACACGGTCAGTCCTTGAGAAAAACTGTAGAAGAAAATTTTGAATTAGACAAAAAAAAGTAGCCTCTGGtcaattcacttttttttttttttttgacatggtGAAGTCCTCCTTATTGATTTTGCTGACATGACAAATTAATATTTTTGCACTTGGAATTATATAGTAAAGTCATTGTGGAAAGACTTTCCATGTCAAAAGATGTGTGAGCCACCTCTGTTTCAACCAATTTAACATTTACCACAGGCCTTGATTCTTTTTCTGCGAAACTCTTCCTGGAGTAGATAAGGGCCCCTTTTGCCAGCTCACTAAGTCCAGAGCTGTGAAAAAGATAAGAAGGCAACCAGAAATACCCACCCAGCTTGCACTGCCTCACTCTTAATCAACCATGCGTATTCTTAGATGACATTACTTTTGTTTCTAGGCGAGAATATATTTGTCATACTGATGAATCATTATTTTCCCTAGCATTAAGAAGATTTGTTTAAAAATGCTTTGATTAAACCCACAGAGGATATTCAGAGGACAGGTCAAAATGCTCTCTTAAAAATGCAAGATACGCGCACTGACAAATCaggcaatataatattagcaaAACCAGTTCATCACTCTGTCTATTTTGAACTGCCTAAAATATTTATCTGCATTACTTCGAATCAGTTTCTCAAATTCTTTAAATGATTTCCCATAAACCTTTCCCTCCTATCTCAAATTACCTGCAAGCAGTATTCACATTGGTAAGGTTTCTCTCCACTATGAGTTCTCTTGTGCCTTTCCATGTGATACTTCTGTATGAACCGCATGCCACATTCATCACATCGAAATGGTTTTTCACCTAGGAAAAAAACGACAGGAGAAGGCACTGTTTGAGcaaaacatgctttaaaaaaccccAGTTGTAGTAGATCTCACCACAATGCTGATACTTAGTaacttttactttaaaaaaaaaacactttacaAAAGATTGTTCTGAATGGCTAAGGTGCTGTCTACCTGTCTGCTATCTACACCATGTTTCATGTGCATCATCAATTCAAGCATTTATTGGACAGGTATGGGGGAAGGAGGATCACATGCAGAATATCATAGCAGAAGAATGCCACAATATTCATAACAGGTGGAGCtttaagcaaacaaaaaacatcaGAGAGGTTTCCATTTTCATTTCGAGTCAGCACTGTGTGTACTTTACAACTAGCAAAATGAAATAGATAGCAAGGAAAAAGCTTTTCTTCAATGCTAACTATTCCATGTTTTAATATTCAGAATAGCAAATAAGacgatgtttttatgcccttccAATTAACTCAACTCCAtcttccagaaaagcaacatgcaTTTTCATATACAGAATTACTGCTTTTATGACTTTCTTTAAATGCAATCATTAAAAGGTATAATAACTACAGTATATTCAGAACTGGTAGTCAAAAGAGGTACCAAAAGAGATGATGGCTTAAATTCTCCACACAAAGGCATTTCTACTTATgcaagtgctggattctggctgCTTCCCCATTCCCATTGCAGCCTCCCTCCCATATATTCTATCCTGTTTTGGAGGATTCCCCAACCTTCTGAAATACAAGTTGTAAGAGGAGGGAGTCCCTTTTTAGACATGTGGGCTTCCTTCCACTTATGTAAGACAGGACCCAACCATCAGGTCATTTATCACCCAATGCAGTACCAGGTTTATTTGTTCCAAGGAGCTCTCTGAAGCGGTTTTCTCTTTTGGAACTGAAAGAGGAAGGTGGACAGGAAGTTCTCTAGTTCAAAAAACCTAGTCATCTTGTTCAAAGGCAAGGTAAAGGCAAGGTGTGTGGGCACAAGAGAGCCTAAAACTAACTAACTAAAACTAAcagcagtaactgttaccctgcagatgtccTATCTCTTCTGATcacggaagctaaacagggtaggcctggttagtacttggatgggagaccacctgggaagaccgggtgctgtaggcttataacaacaacaacaacaacaacaacaacaacaacaggtatttatataccgcctttcttggtctttattcaagactttattcaaggtggtttacataggcaggcttttatgaaatccctattaaatagagatttttacaatttcaaagaaggttctttctttcaagaaccactacattcaaggtgtttcattccgatctggcttcacattctggcctccatcctcccacgttcagagcagatggaattgctcagcttcagtctgtcagctgctccaaggtcgcacggtgccggtggcctcgaactggcgaccttgtggatgttatcttcaggcagacggaggctctaccctctagaccagacctcctgcccatagtctttcgagactgaaagttgccaaccaaaacTAACATACTCATATGAGGAAGAGAAATGATGACTAAGTAGGACCAAATGATAATTAACAATATAATTTACAAAATAGATAAAGCAACTGTGGAAAATCGTATGCCTagagtgtttgaaaacagtgataTTTTATACAGAAGGAAGGCCCTTGTGTTTAATAAGACTTTAGAAACCCCATCTtattcatcagaaacaaacacctgtaCCTATGCCAAAAGAAgtctattaacccatttttgcccagtccacaggtgtactgaGTACCACAGGAGTAcagcgtcctgagtacacttctgtactgcagcaagtcatggactcttcgctcacaacaggagaggaaactgaacgctttccacatgcgctgcctccaacgcattcttggcatcacctggcaggacaaagttccaaacaacacagtcctggaacgtgctggaatccctagcatgtatgcactgctgaaacagagatgcctgtgttggctcggtcacgttgtgagaatggatgatggccggatcccaaaggatctcctctatggagaattcgtgcaaggaaagcgccctacaggtagaccacagctgcgatacaaggacatctgcaagagggatctgaaggccttaggagtggacctcaacaagtgggaaaccctgacctctgagcagcccgcttggaggcaggctgtgttgcatggcctttcccagtttgaagagacacttggccaacagactgaggcaaagaaggaaggcccatagccagggagacagaccagggacagactgcacttgctcccagtgtggaagggattgtcactcccgaattggccttttcagtcacactagacgctgttccagaaccacctttcagagcgcgataccatagtctttcgagactgaaggttgccaacaacaggtgtacacatttggtccctgcatatatgcaaagttgggcagaaatggcttaattatcACATTATTAATTTGGTATTTAAAAGCAGCATTTCTGATAGATTTTTGTAATCTAGTAAAGAATTACAGGAGGCTGACCAGGattcttttctttaaaacactacagttattaataataatatttataataataaaattaaaaatattaaattaaaatcaGGCTAACAAGCAGAGCCCCTGACAAAATACTTATTCAAACAATTCTTTACACAGACACATACTATACGTTATATAATATTGTCACCTGTTCTCTTTTGTTTCTCAAGACAAGTAACATTT
This window contains:
- the ZNF148 gene encoding zinc finger protein 148 isoform X1, whose product is MNIEDKLGGLFLKCGSIEQMQSSRDMVGMGAASDQSAVSGERQEAVLQDRAMAHQDILSADEVLQESELRQQEMIPHDELMVHEETVKNDDEMEAHDRLPQGLQYAVNVPQISVKQEITFTDVADQQKRDKKLIREGLDMQKKKKRKQRSPAKILTINEDGSLGLKTTKSHICEHCNAAFRTNYHLQRHVFIHTGEKPFQCSQCEMRFIQKYLLQRHEKIHTGEKPFRCDECGMRFIQKYHMERHKRTHSGEKPYQCEYCLQFFSRTDRVLKHKRMCHENRDKKPNRSATKVGLLTPDEDQGFALPLKDNSLPKKKRQKTEKSKTSGLDKESGTDKSEHKKDKNDFLPLYAGSAKIKDEYMVAEYAVELPHSSVGGGHLQEENSGEIHPPKLVLKKVNSKRSLKQPLEQSQTISSLASYEDSKVSKYAFDLVDKQGLLDSESNADIEQVDTLQEGPSKPVHSSTNYDDAMQFLKKRRYLQAANSNSREYALNVGTIASQPSVTQAAVASVIDEGSTASILDTTGLNVEIKGSHDKNVIPDEVLQTLLDHYSHKANGQHEIAFNVGDTEVTSSISINSSDVSEVTQTENVASSSQGSSSDKASMLQEYSKFLQQALDRTSQNDAYLNNPSLNFVSDSQTLTGQPAFSSIDKQVYASIPVNSFRSGMNSPLRTTPDKSHFGLMVGDSQHSFSFSGDEPNHSSSSSTQDFLDQVTSQKKAEAQPVHQAYQISSFEQPFRAQYHGTRAGISSQFNTANGQVNLRGPGTSAEFPEFPMVNVNDARAGMNSSPDATTGQTFG
- the ZNF148 gene encoding zinc finger protein 148 isoform X4 codes for the protein MIPHDELMVHEETVKNDDEMEAHDRLPQGLQYAVNVPQISVKQEITFTDVADQQKRDKKLIREGLDMQKKKKRKQRSPAKILTINEDGSLGLKTTKSHICEHCNAAFRTNYHLQRHVFIHTGEKPFQCSQCEMRFIQKYLLQRHEKIHTGEKPFRCDECGMRFIQKYHMERHKRTHSGEKPYQCEYCLQFFSRTDRVLKHKRMCHENRDKKPNRSATKVGLLTPDEDQGFALPLKDNSLPKKKRQKTEKSKTSGLDKESGTDKSEHKKDKNDFLPLYAGSAKIKDEYMVAEYAVELPHSSVGGGHLQEENSGEIHPPKLVLKKVNSKRSLKQPLEQSQTISSLASYEDSKVSKYAFDLVDKQGLLDSESNADIEQVDTLQEGPSKPVHSSTNYDDAMQFLKKRRYLQAANSNSREYALNVGTIASQPSVTQAAVASVIDEGSTASILDTTGLNVEIKGSHDKNVIPDEVLQTLLDHYSHKANGQHEIAFNVGDTEVTSSISINSSDVSEVTQTENVASSSQGSSSDKASMLQEYSKFLQQALDRTSQNDAYLNNPSLNFVSDSQTLTGQPAFSSIDKQVYASIPVNSFRSGMNSPLRTTPDKSHFGLMVGDSQHSFSFSGDEPNHSSSSSTQDFLDQVTSQKKAEAQPVHQAYQISSFEQPFRAQYHGTRAGISSQFNTANGQVNLRGPGTSAEFPEFPMVNVNDARAGMNSSPDATTGQTFG
- the ZNF148 gene encoding zinc finger protein 148 isoform X2 → MNIEDKLGGLFLKCGSIEQMQSSRDMVGMGAASDQSAVSGERQEAVLQDRAMAHQDILSADEVLQESELRQQEMIPHDELMVHEETVKNDDEMEAHDRLPQGLQYAVNVPISVKQEITFTDVADQQKRDKKLIREGLDMQKKKKRKQRSPAKILTINEDGSLGLKTTKSHICEHCNAAFRTNYHLQRHVFIHTGEKPFQCSQCEMRFIQKYLLQRHEKIHTGEKPFRCDECGMRFIQKYHMERHKRTHSGEKPYQCEYCLQFFSRTDRVLKHKRMCHENRDKKPNRSATKVGLLTPDEDQGFALPLKDNSLPKKKRQKTEKSKTSGLDKESGTDKSEHKKDKNDFLPLYAGSAKIKDEYMVAEYAVELPHSSVGGGHLQEENSGEIHPPKLVLKKVNSKRSLKQPLEQSQTISSLASYEDSKVSKYAFDLVDKQGLLDSESNADIEQVDTLQEGPSKPVHSSTNYDDAMQFLKKRRYLQAANSNSREYALNVGTIASQPSVTQAAVASVIDEGSTASILDTTGLNVEIKGSHDKNVIPDEVLQTLLDHYSHKANGQHEIAFNVGDTEVTSSISINSSDVSEVTQTENVASSSQGSSSDKASMLQEYSKFLQQALDRTSQNDAYLNNPSLNFVSDSQTLTGQPAFSSIDKQVYASIPVNSFRSGMNSPLRTTPDKSHFGLMVGDSQHSFSFSGDEPNHSSSSSTQDFLDQVTSQKKAEAQPVHQAYQISSFEQPFRAQYHGTRAGISSQFNTANGQVNLRGPGTSAEFPEFPMVNVNDARAGMNSSPDATTGQTFG
- the ZNF148 gene encoding zinc finger protein 148 isoform X3, encoding MNIEDKLGGLFLKCGSIEQMQSSRDMVGMGAASDQSAVSGERQEAVLQDRAMAHQDILSADEVLQESELRQQEMIPHDELMVHEETVKNDDEMEAHDRLPQGLQYAVNVPQISVKQEITFTDVADQQKRDKKLIREGLDMQKKKKRKQRSPAKILTINEDGSLGLKTTKSHICEHCNAAFRTNYHLQRHVFIHTGEKPFRCDECGMRFIQKYHMERHKRTHSGEKPYQCEYCLQFFSRTDRVLKHKRMCHENRDKKPNRSATKVGLLTPDEDQGFALPLKDNSLPKKKRQKTEKSKTSGLDKESGTDKSEHKKDKNDFLPLYAGSAKIKDEYMVAEYAVELPHSSVGGGHLQEENSGEIHPPKLVLKKVNSKRSLKQPLEQSQTISSLASYEDSKVSKYAFDLVDKQGLLDSESNADIEQVDTLQEGPSKPVHSSTNYDDAMQFLKKRRYLQAANSNSREYALNVGTIASQPSVTQAAVASVIDEGSTASILDTTGLNVEIKGSHDKNVIPDEVLQTLLDHYSHKANGQHEIAFNVGDTEVTSSISINSSDVSEVTQTENVASSSQGSSSDKASMLQEYSKFLQQALDRTSQNDAYLNNPSLNFVSDSQTLTGQPAFSSIDKQVYASIPVNSFRSGMNSPLRTTPDKSHFGLMVGDSQHSFSFSGDEPNHSSSSSTQDFLDQVTSQKKAEAQPVHQAYQISSFEQPFRAQYHGTRAGISSQFNTANGQVNLRGPGTSAEFPEFPMVNVNDARAGMNSSPDATTGQTFG